One region of Trichosurus vulpecula isolate mTriVul1 chromosome 1, mTriVul1.pri, whole genome shotgun sequence genomic DNA includes:
- the AP5Z1 gene encoding AP-5 complex subunit zeta-1 isoform X2, whose product MFTAGTESLLLQAREIQDEELKKFYSRITGLLQKEDLGNETVDCLQRLFLIVSATKYSRKLEKKFVELLLSALYFPKSPEQVQVLCAAIVREISPSENLTLSYDHIQNTKLLSLVSSVLLAQGNKKDEVRDVGLRVMKVFEGRQPEGQSLRYLLPVLSKVITLSPKVLKEDQINLLNKRLIDWLRYASIQQGVAQTSGGFFSNPWTRQPGPITEVDGAVATDFFTVLSVGQHYTEDQWLNMQAFSMLRKWLLYSGNDGTESPDSDDKSELEGSIMSMVSATSTSSRLLPPKERLRENAFEYCQRLIEQSNRRALKKPDCELQKACLVEAVIILDLLCRQDSSFIYRTLSCLKILHGRLCGDPAYVRALLPVAQFFLNHSEAAAVDSEAVYQHLFTNIPSELFYNSMLAFEFIQFCRENIHFFSGNLSIFKSSFPNLFKFLAWNSASLISEFVAILPVFIDASTAVEMLHVLLDLPCLTAALDLSLRSSSPTTEKPLWDPTLKPTSCLDGFRDPHYQALFQYLLRTKARGIIKGLTPLHQLLKPMASCSRVVQCAETVPILIQLFFTVVTEFADGTLINQLVVLLLERSDLLFDVPQFKVAVHRVMSSQLLVLCKLHPSLVVELSKELLEFTGTISNIHSKEDIFTNVVWAIGEYLSVIYDRRCTVELINKFFEALEALLFEITQFRPSATLPKCCPRVITVLMTTLTKLVSRSQDLIPRVFLFLSKVRSFAESPAMNSVYSEEDTETILTRATELMNLLKMPNVAQFVLTPSVEVSNPRYHLDTNTSLPLALRMVSQLVEKEAGLLPGRDAVTRCTSGDSDLQP is encoded by the exons ggaGATTCAAGATGAGGAACTAAAGAAATTCTATTCACGTATAACAGGACTGCTTCAAAAGGAAGACTTAGGAAATGAGACCGTTGACTGTTTGCAAAGACTTTTCCTCATTGTCTCAGCCACAAAATATTCTAGGAA ACTTGAAAAGAAATTTGTGGAGCTGTTGCTGTCAGCATTGTATTTTCCAAAATCCCCTGAACAGGTTCAGGTTCTCTGTGCCGCCATTGTGAGAGAAATATCACCCTCTGAGAACTTGACCTTGTCTTATGACCACATCCAAAATACAAAGCTCTTAAGCCTGGTGTCGTCAGTCCTGTTGGCTCAG GGCAATAAAAAGGATGAAGTCAGAGATGTGGGTCTGCGAGTTATGAAAGTCTTTGAAGGTCGACAGCCTGAGGGACAGAGCTTAAGATACCTCCTGcctgtcttgtccaaggtcattacCCTCTCACCAAAAGTCCTAAAGGAAG ACCAGATAAATCTCCTCAACAAAAGGCTAATTGATTGGCTTCGTTATGCAAGTATCCAGCAAGGAGTTGCACAGACATCTGGAGGCTTCTTCTCTAATCCCTGGACAAGACAG CCTGGCCCCATCACTGAGGTAGATGGTGCAGTTGCCACAGACTTCTTCACTGTACTCTCAGTAGGCCAGCACTACACAGAAGATCAGTGGTTGAACATGCAGGCATTCTCTATGTTGCGTAAATGGCTGCTATATAGTGGGAATGATGGAACAGAGAGTCCAGATTCAG aTGATAAATCAGAGCTAGAAGGTTCTATTATGTCTATGGTCTCTGCTACCTCTACCTCTAGTCGCCTACTTCCCCCAAAGGAGCGCCTGCGAGAGAATGCCTTTGAGTACTGCCAGAGGCTCATTGAGCAGAGTAATCGGA GAGCCCTGAAGAAACCAGACTGTGAGTTGCAAAAAGCT TGTCTGGTTGAAGCTGTGATCATACTGGATCTACTCTGTAGGCAGGATTCCTCCTTCATCTACCGGACTCTCTCTTGTCTAAAGATCTTACATGGGCGGCTTTGTGGAGACCCGGCCTATGTTCGAGCACTATTGCCAGTTgcccagttcttcctgaatcaCA GTGAAGCAGCAGCAGTTGATTCAGAAGCAGTTTATCAGCATTTGTTTACCAATATCCCTTCAGAGTTATTCTACAACTCAATGCTGGCCTTTGAGTTCATCCAGTTCTGCAGGGAAAACATCCACTTTTTCAGTGGAAACCTCAGCATCTTCAAATCAAGCTTCCCAAACCTCTTCAAG TTTCTGGCTTGGAACAGCGCATCCCTGATCTCAGAATTTGTGGCCATTCTTCCTGTTTTCATCGATGCCAGCACAGCCGTGGAGATGCTACATGTCCTCCTTGACTTGCCATGTTTGACCGCTGCCCTAGACCTTTCTCTTAG GTCATCATCTCCTACAACTGAGAAGCCTCTGTGGGATCCTACCCTAAAGCCCACCAGCTGCTTGGATGGCTTCCGAGATCCTCACTACCAGGCTCTCTTTCAGTACCTGCTGCGCACAAAAGCCAGGGGAATTATCAAAGG GTTGACTCCACTCCATCAGCTACTGAAGCCCATGGCCAGTTGTTCACGAGTTGTGCAGTGTGCAGAGActgtccccattttgatacaGCTTTTCTTTACAGTGGTAACTGAG TTTGCAGATGGGACACTGATAAACCAGCTGGTAGTGCTACTGTTAGAAAGAAGTGATTTGCTCTTTGACGTTCCCCAGTTTAAAGTTGCTGTCCACAG AGTAATGAGTTCCCAGCTTCTGGTCCTGTGTAAACTACATCCTTCTCTTGTAGTTGAACTGTCTAAGGAACTCCTGGAGTTCACAGGAACCATCAGCAATATTCACAGCAAGGAGGACATATTCACCAATGTG GTCTGGGCAATTGGAGAGTACCTGTCTGTAATCTATGACAGGCGGTGTACTGTGGAGCTGATCAACAAATTCTTTGAAGCCCTGGAGGCCTTGCTCTTTGAAATTACCCAGTTTCGCCCTTCTGCTACACTTCCCAAATGCTGTCCGCGAGTAATCACAGTTCTTATGACCACGTTGACCAAACTGGTCTCTCGGAGTCAAGATTTGATCCCTAG ggTTTTCTTGTTCCTGTCCAAGGTGAGATCCTTTGCTGAGAGTCCTGCTATGAATTCTGTGTATAGTGAGGAAGACACAGAGACTATCCTGACCAGGGCCACTGAGTTGATGAACTTACTGAAAATGCCAAATGTGGCTCAGTTTGTCCTGACACCATCTGTAGAGGTGTCTAACCCACGTTATCACCTTGACACGAATACATCCTTGCCTCTAGCCCTGAGGATGGTCAGCCAGCTAGTTGAGAAAGAGGCTGGTCTTCTGCCAGGGCGAGATGCTGTGACTCGGTGCACATCGGGGGACTCAGATTTACAGCCCTAG
- the AP5Z1 gene encoding AP-5 complex subunit zeta-1 isoform X1 has translation MFTAGTESLLLQAREIQDEELKKFYSRITGLLQKEDLGNETVDCLQRLFLIVSATKYSRKLEKKFVELLLSALYFPKSPEQVQVLCAAIVREISPSENLTLSYDHIQNTKLLSLVSSVLLAQGNKKDEVRDVGLRVMKVFEGRQPEGQSLRYLLPVLSKVITLSPKVLKEDQINLLNKRLIDWLRYASIQQGVAQTSGGFFSNPWTRQPGPITEVDGAVATDFFTVLSVGQHYTEDQWLNMQAFSMLRKWLLYSGNDGTESPDSADDKSELEGSIMSMVSATSTSSRLLPPKERLRENAFEYCQRLIEQSNRRALKKPDCELQKACLVEAVIILDLLCRQDSSFIYRTLSCLKILHGRLCGDPAYVRALLPVAQFFLNHSEAAAVDSEAVYQHLFTNIPSELFYNSMLAFEFIQFCRENIHFFSGNLSIFKSSFPNLFKFLAWNSASLISEFVAILPVFIDASTAVEMLHVLLDLPCLTAALDLSLRSSSPTTEKPLWDPTLKPTSCLDGFRDPHYQALFQYLLRTKARGIIKGLTPLHQLLKPMASCSRVVQCAETVPILIQLFFTVVTEFADGTLINQLVVLLLERSDLLFDVPQFKVAVHRVMSSQLLVLCKLHPSLVVELSKELLEFTGTISNIHSKEDIFTNVVWAIGEYLSVIYDRRCTVELINKFFEALEALLFEITQFRPSATLPKCCPRVITVLMTTLTKLVSRSQDLIPRVFLFLSKVRSFAESPAMNSVYSEEDTETILTRATELMNLLKMPNVAQFVLTPSVEVSNPRYHLDTNTSLPLALRMVSQLVEKEAGLLPGRDAVTRCTSGDSDLQP, from the exons ggaGATTCAAGATGAGGAACTAAAGAAATTCTATTCACGTATAACAGGACTGCTTCAAAAGGAAGACTTAGGAAATGAGACCGTTGACTGTTTGCAAAGACTTTTCCTCATTGTCTCAGCCACAAAATATTCTAGGAA ACTTGAAAAGAAATTTGTGGAGCTGTTGCTGTCAGCATTGTATTTTCCAAAATCCCCTGAACAGGTTCAGGTTCTCTGTGCCGCCATTGTGAGAGAAATATCACCCTCTGAGAACTTGACCTTGTCTTATGACCACATCCAAAATACAAAGCTCTTAAGCCTGGTGTCGTCAGTCCTGTTGGCTCAG GGCAATAAAAAGGATGAAGTCAGAGATGTGGGTCTGCGAGTTATGAAAGTCTTTGAAGGTCGACAGCCTGAGGGACAGAGCTTAAGATACCTCCTGcctgtcttgtccaaggtcattacCCTCTCACCAAAAGTCCTAAAGGAAG ACCAGATAAATCTCCTCAACAAAAGGCTAATTGATTGGCTTCGTTATGCAAGTATCCAGCAAGGAGTTGCACAGACATCTGGAGGCTTCTTCTCTAATCCCTGGACAAGACAG CCTGGCCCCATCACTGAGGTAGATGGTGCAGTTGCCACAGACTTCTTCACTGTACTCTCAGTAGGCCAGCACTACACAGAAGATCAGTGGTTGAACATGCAGGCATTCTCTATGTTGCGTAAATGGCTGCTATATAGTGGGAATGATGGAACAGAGAGTCCAGATTCAG cagaTGATAAATCAGAGCTAGAAGGTTCTATTATGTCTATGGTCTCTGCTACCTCTACCTCTAGTCGCCTACTTCCCCCAAAGGAGCGCCTGCGAGAGAATGCCTTTGAGTACTGCCAGAGGCTCATTGAGCAGAGTAATCGGA GAGCCCTGAAGAAACCAGACTGTGAGTTGCAAAAAGCT TGTCTGGTTGAAGCTGTGATCATACTGGATCTACTCTGTAGGCAGGATTCCTCCTTCATCTACCGGACTCTCTCTTGTCTAAAGATCTTACATGGGCGGCTTTGTGGAGACCCGGCCTATGTTCGAGCACTATTGCCAGTTgcccagttcttcctgaatcaCA GTGAAGCAGCAGCAGTTGATTCAGAAGCAGTTTATCAGCATTTGTTTACCAATATCCCTTCAGAGTTATTCTACAACTCAATGCTGGCCTTTGAGTTCATCCAGTTCTGCAGGGAAAACATCCACTTTTTCAGTGGAAACCTCAGCATCTTCAAATCAAGCTTCCCAAACCTCTTCAAG TTTCTGGCTTGGAACAGCGCATCCCTGATCTCAGAATTTGTGGCCATTCTTCCTGTTTTCATCGATGCCAGCACAGCCGTGGAGATGCTACATGTCCTCCTTGACTTGCCATGTTTGACCGCTGCCCTAGACCTTTCTCTTAG GTCATCATCTCCTACAACTGAGAAGCCTCTGTGGGATCCTACCCTAAAGCCCACCAGCTGCTTGGATGGCTTCCGAGATCCTCACTACCAGGCTCTCTTTCAGTACCTGCTGCGCACAAAAGCCAGGGGAATTATCAAAGG GTTGACTCCACTCCATCAGCTACTGAAGCCCATGGCCAGTTGTTCACGAGTTGTGCAGTGTGCAGAGActgtccccattttgatacaGCTTTTCTTTACAGTGGTAACTGAG TTTGCAGATGGGACACTGATAAACCAGCTGGTAGTGCTACTGTTAGAAAGAAGTGATTTGCTCTTTGACGTTCCCCAGTTTAAAGTTGCTGTCCACAG AGTAATGAGTTCCCAGCTTCTGGTCCTGTGTAAACTACATCCTTCTCTTGTAGTTGAACTGTCTAAGGAACTCCTGGAGTTCACAGGAACCATCAGCAATATTCACAGCAAGGAGGACATATTCACCAATGTG GTCTGGGCAATTGGAGAGTACCTGTCTGTAATCTATGACAGGCGGTGTACTGTGGAGCTGATCAACAAATTCTTTGAAGCCCTGGAGGCCTTGCTCTTTGAAATTACCCAGTTTCGCCCTTCTGCTACACTTCCCAAATGCTGTCCGCGAGTAATCACAGTTCTTATGACCACGTTGACCAAACTGGTCTCTCGGAGTCAAGATTTGATCCCTAG ggTTTTCTTGTTCCTGTCCAAGGTGAGATCCTTTGCTGAGAGTCCTGCTATGAATTCTGTGTATAGTGAGGAAGACACAGAGACTATCCTGACCAGGGCCACTGAGTTGATGAACTTACTGAAAATGCCAAATGTGGCTCAGTTTGTCCTGACACCATCTGTAGAGGTGTCTAACCCACGTTATCACCTTGACACGAATACATCCTTGCCTCTAGCCCTGAGGATGGTCAGCCAGCTAGTTGAGAAAGAGGCTGGTCTTCTGCCAGGGCGAGATGCTGTGACTCGGTGCACATCGGGGGACTCAGATTTACAGCCCTAG